A stretch of Palaemon carinicauda isolate YSFRI2023 chromosome 36, ASM3689809v2, whole genome shotgun sequence DNA encodes these proteins:
- the LOC137628463 gene encoding UDP-glucosyltransferase 2-like: MKVWWLPVVLVCLLSLNGRTSASLASGGKETSPRSYKVLVLGPVGSRSLYHLTRSLSEALGDAGHSVILLSTFGPSSTHPNIKEIPTGAPVEILEDYDSFEIRSIVGIFKWHTSVVKHIGRAMWTNENIINLWERRDDFDAIILIGYGNEIALPFLMDYNGTYINLCTPGAEIFTLSQHGNWLPLSVVPSLLLPFDENMSFYERVINPFVVWMSSLVYLYSSERVGREVIDEFFPDMPPISELHHSSRLTLINGHFAMDGPVPLLPTQVEIGTINARPPNPLPKDLEDFARSSGDAGVIYFSLGSLVRSKNIPPKHKEMFLEAFSRLPQKVIWKYEEGDIDLPPNVITRSWLPQQDILGHPKTRLFISHCGNLGTQEAKYHGVPVLGVPVLFDQPRNAARMARKGFGLVLNWDDMTTETIFNAIQTILHNPSFADKLKQVSEALKDQKETPRERAVWWVEYAIRHNGRNASYLNYPGRKLHFLQYVGVDVAAIWIAFLLLWTMLCYRICLKLCGCFCKDKRSEQKEKVS; encoded by the exons ATGAAGGTGTGGTGGCTACCTGTTGTTCTGGTCTGCCTTCTTTCATTGAATGGAAGAACATCGGCATCCCTAGCTTCTGGGGGGAAAGAAACTTCACCGAGGTCCTACAAAGTGCTGGTTTTGGGTCCCGTTGGAAGTCGCAGCCTTTACCACCTGACGAGGTCCCTATCGGAGGCCCTTGGGGATGCCGGGCACTCAGTCATTCTTCTCTCTACTTTTGGGCCGTCTTCCAC ACATCCTAACATAAAAGAAATACCTACTGGAGCTCCAGTAGAGATTCTTGAGGACTACGATTCCTTCGAAATACGATCCATTGTCGGCATTTTTAAATGGCACACGTCAGTCGTCAAGCATATTGGTCGAGCGATGTGGACAAATGAGAACATCATAAACTTGTGGGAAAGGAGAGATGACTTTGATGCAATCATTCTCATTGGCTATGGCAACGAGATTGCGCTGCCGTTTCTTATGGACTACAATGGAACGTACATCAACCTGTGCACCCCAGGCGCGGAGATCTTTACGCTTTCGCAGCATGGCAACTGGCTTCCTCTTTCAGTAGTGCCCTCGCTTCTGCTGCCCTTTGATGAAAACATGAGCTTCTACGAGAGAGTGATCAACCCTTTTGTGGTTTGGATGTCTTCTCTGGTATACCTTTACTCATCAGAAAGAGTTGGGAGGGAAGTCATTGATGAGTTCTTCCCCGACATGCCACCCATATCCGAGCTGCACCACAGCAGCCGGTTAACTCTCATCAACGGGCATTTCGCAATGGATGGGCCGGTGCCATTACTGCCAACCCAGGTGGAAATCGGAACCATTAATGCCAGGCCTCCAAATCCATTGCCAAAG GACCTAGAAGATTTTGCAAGATCCTCGGGCGATGCAGGTGTCATATACTTCAGTCTTGGGAGCTTAGTCAGGAGCAAGAATATACCTCCTAAGCATAAG GAAATGTTCTTGGAAGCTTTCAGTCGTCTCCCCCAGAAGGTCATCTGGAAATACGAGGAGGGTGACATAGACCTCCCGCCAAATGTCATCACGAGGAGCTGGCTGCCACAGCAAGACATTCTCG GTCACCCCAAAACCAGGCTTTTCATATCCCACTGTGGTAATCTTGGGACTCAGGAAGCCAAGTACCACGGAGTCCCAGTCCTGGGTGTTCCCGTGCTATTCGACCAGCCCAGAAATGCAGCTCGCATGGCCAGGAAAGGTTTTGGTCTGGTGCTCAACTGGGATGATATGACCACTGAAACCATTTTCAATGCCATCCAAACTATCTTGCATAACCCATC ATTTGCAGACAAGTTGAAGCAGGTTTCAGAGGCTCTGAAGGACCAGAAAGAGACCCCAAGAGAACGGGCCGTTTGGTGGGTCGAGTATGCAATTCGTCACAATGGCCGAAATGCTTCTTACCTGAACTACCCAGGTAGAAAACTGCACTTCTTGCAATACGTAGGAGTAGATGTGGCGGCCATCTGGATAGCGTTTCTCTTGCTCTGGACTATGTTGTGTTACAGGATCTGTTTGAAACTGTGTGGATGCTTTTGTAAGGACAAAAGAAGCGAGCAAAAGGAAAAAGTCAGCTAA
- the LOC137628461 gene encoding UDP-glucosyltransferase 2-like, translating to MKVWWLPVILVCLLSLNGRTSASLASGGKESSPRSYKVLVLGPVGSRSLYHLTRSLSEALGDAGHSVILLSTFGPSSAHPNITEIPTGAPVEILEDYDSFEIRSITGVFKWHTSVVKHIGRAMWTNENILNLWERRDDFDAIILIGYGNEIALPFLMDYNGTYINLCTPGAEIFTLSQHGNWLPLSVVPSLLLPFDENMSFYERVINPFAVWMSYLVYLYTSERVGREVIDEFFPDMPPISELHHNSRLTLINGHFAMDGPVPLLPTQVEIGTINARPPNPLPKDLEDFARSSGDAGVIYFSLGSIVRSKNIPPKHKEMFLEAFSRLPQKVIWKYEEDDIDLPPNVITRSWLPQQDILGHPKTRLFISHCGNLGTQEAKYHGVPVLGVPVLFDQPRNAARMARKGFGLVLNWDDMTTETIFNAIQTILHNPSFADKLKQVSEALKDQKETPRERAVWWVEYAIRHNGRNASYLNYPGRKLHFLQYVGVDVAAIWIAFLLLWTTLCYRICLKLCGCFCKDKRSEQKEKVS from the exons ATGAAGGTGTGGTGGCTACCTGTTATTCTGGTCTGCCTTCTTTCATTGAATGGAAGAACATCGGCATCCCTCGCTTCTGGGGGGAAAGAATCTTCACCGAGGTCCTACAAAGTGCTGGTTTTGGGTCCCGTTGGAAGTCGCAGCCTTTACCACCTGACAAGGTCCCTATCGGAGGCCCTTGGAGATGCCGGGCACTCAGTCATTCTTCTCTCTACCTTTGGGCCGTCTTCTGC ACATCCTAACATAACAGAAATACCTACTGGAGCTCCAGTAGAGATTCTTGAGGACTACGATTCCTTCGAAATACGATCCATTACTGGAGTTTTTAAGTGGCACACGTCAGTCGTCAAGCATATTGGTCGAGCGATGTGGACAAATGAGAACATCTTAAACTTGTGGGAAAGGAGAGATGACTTTGATGCAATCATTCTCATTGGCTATGGCAACGAGATCGCGCTGCCGTTTCTTATGGACTACAATGGAACGTACATCAACCTGTGCACCCCAGGCGCGGAGATCTTTACGCTTTCGCAGCATGGCAACTGGCTTCCTCTTTCAGTAGTGCCCTCGCTTCTGCTGCCCTTTGATGAAAACATGAGCTTCTACGAGAGGGTGATCAACCCTTTTGCGGTTTGGATGTCTTATCTAGTATACCTTTACACATCAGAAAGAGTTGGGAGGGAAGTCATTGATGAGTTCTTCCCCGACATGCCACCCATATCCGAGCTGCACCACAACAGCCGGTTAACTCTCATCAACGGGCATTTCGCAATGGATGGGCCGGTGCCATTACTGCCAACCCAGGTGGAAATCGGAACCATTAATGCCAGGCCTCCAAATCCATTGCCAAAG GACCTAGAAGATTTTGCAAGATCCTCGGGCGATGCAGGTGTCATATACTTCAGTCTTGGGAGCATAGTCAGGAGCAAGAATATACCTCCTAAGCATAAG GAAATGTTCTTGGAAGCTTTCAGTCGTCTCCCCCAGAAGGTCATCTGGAAATACGAGGAGGATGACATAGACCTCCCACCAAATGTCATCACGAGGAGCTGGCTGCCACAGCAAGACATTCTCG GTCACCCCAAAACCAGGCTTTTCATATCCCACTGTGGTAATCTTGGGACTCAGGAAGCCAAGTACCACGGAGTCCCAGTCCTGGGTGTTCCCGTGCTATTCGACCAGCCCAGAAATGCAGCTCGCATGGCCAGGAAAGGTTTTGGTCTGGTGCTCAACTGGGATGATATGACCACTGAAACCATTTTCAATGCCATCCAAACTATCTTGCATAACCCATC ATTTGCAGACAAGTTGAAGCAGGTTTCAGAGGCTCTGAAGGACCAGAAAGAGACCCCAAGAGAACGGGCCGTTTGGTGGGTCGAGTATGCAATTCGTCACAATGGCCGAAATGCTTCTTACCTGAACTACCCAGGTAGAAAACTGCACTTCTTGCAATACGTAGGGGTAGATGTGGCGGCCATCTGGATAGCGTTTCTCTTGCTCTGGACTACGTTGTGTTACAGAATCTGTTTGAAACTGTGTGGATGCTTTTGTAAGGACAAAAGAAGCGAGCAAAAGGAAAAAGTCAGCTAA